Proteins from one Sander lucioperca isolate FBNREF2018 chromosome 16, SLUC_FBN_1.2, whole genome shotgun sequence genomic window:
- the si:ch211-80h18.1 gene encoding uncharacterized protein si:ch211-80h18.1, whose amino-acid sequence MMSSDVMMMSSDVTMMSSGGTETVTGLHIDLTASGRGHDVTESSPIFLYTDTGVFSHTDLVTMATDSTGTDTAVSADPTGSPLDLSRPAVTDHTQTAGPVTEQYNPSGQGPEGAENVELEDTC is encoded by the exons ATGATGTCATCAGatgtgatgatgatgtcatcagatgtgacgatgatgtcatcaggaggGACGGAGACGGTGACTGGTCTTCACATCGACCTCACAG CTTCGGGACGCGGACATGATGTCACAG AGTCGTCCCCCATCTTCCTCTACACGGACacag gtGTGTTCTCCCACACAGATCtggttaccatggcaacagacTCCACAGGGACAGACACGGCAG TTTCAGCCGATCCAACAGGAAGTCCTCTGGACCTCA gtcgTCCAGCTGTGACCGATCACACCCAGACAGCTG GTCCAGTCACTGAACAATACAACCCATCTGGTCAGGGTCCTGAAG GTGCAGAAAATGTGGAACTGGAGGATACCTGCTGA